AGCACCTTCTCCCGCACTGCTTTTCCCAGTCAAAAAGGATACCACAATTCCACAGAAGACCATGAAGTGTCTGGTGAGATGAAATGTGTATAGTTTATTTACGCATGTTATCCAAGAACTGAATCCATCTGAAGCGCTAGAATTGCGACGGTCGCATAATATTTTCTTTTAGTTTCGATGCTTCAGGTGTGAAGCGACCAAGTTATCAATCATAATTTGATAGTTTCTTCATTCTAGCCGGAAGTTCAAGCTTTTTTACCGTGATATAATCGAATttaaaatgtgtgtgtgtgggtgcgttAGGTGGACAATCATTGATGATATCACTCCATAGTCTAAACATAGTGCACGCAATGAAAATCGTAGGTCGATAACTGTCCAAGTAAATCGAAAACCTGCACATTGGGTAGGCAAAAAGTGTTTTCACATTGATGTGAAAATTTTCTTTTTGACCTTTTATACGTACAACTTCTAAAGAACAAATCACGAATCACGGTATTTGAGAGGTTCTGATGCAGCCGAGAATTCACTATCGGATAGGCGCACTTGGCTGCTCTTTATTCAATTTATTAAGCTTTAGGTTCAGAACATGCTTTTTGCAGCCCCACGGTTACCTAGATGCAGCCATTATGGCTCTTGAACGGTTGAAGTGCTACAATTTAGACAGACAGTGGTATCTAACAGACAACTACGCCAAGTAAAGTGTGTGAGACATTATTTTGTCGTGGCGGAGGTCTATAGAAAGCATACTCTGTTCGTTTGTTTTCAGATGTCACTGCTTGCCCTCTCGGCCGTGATTGCTGTTGTCACGGCTGGCTATGGCTACGGACATGGCTATGGCGGCTATGGCGGATACGGAGGCTATGGTGGATACGGAGGCTACGGTGGATACGGAGGCTACGGTGGATACGGAGGCTACGGCGGCTACGGAGGTTATGGCCATGGTGGTTATGGAGGCTACGGTGGATATGGAGGCTATGGTGGATATGGCGGCTATGGTGGTTATGGCGGCTACGGCGGATACGGCGGCTACGGAGGATATGGTGGTTATGGCGGATATGGTGGCTACGGAGGATACGGCCATGGTGGATACGGCGGCTACGGGCATGGATACAAGCTCATCAGCTACGGACACGGTTACCATGGATAGGTTTATTGTAAAGCAGCGTTTATTGTACTGTAAATAAAGATAACTGTGATATAAACATCATTTTATGGTCGTGTGTAATTTATGGACGACCGTATGTAAAAGAGACACTGCCACACTCACACTTAATTGATACGAATAGACGTCCGTAGTGAAGTAATAGAAACAAATTCAATAGCCTGCTAAAGGCTCAGAGCCCAGGTATTGTGCTCCAGGTATGTTGCCAGAGGTAACAATACATGCTCAAAATCAGATTTACAAGCCGCAAGCGTAGCGCTTTTTCACATAAATAAAACTTGGATCGTGTGCTGTGGCTGCAAATGAGAACTAGTAATTCCTGGCCGTGTATCAGTCCAAACGTTGCAAAAATTCGCATTTATGGCAGGTCGTACGCAAGCGTTTCCTATAGATACAACACGCTTTATTCTCATTCTGCCTTTTCAGATTATCTATCCGAAGCTGGAATCGCTTTTATAGGCCTTTAGATAATTTTCATGGGTTGGTGTCGTTTTCATGCTAAAAACGCTTTCAAGCTGGTCAGGAGCAGAATTGGGTTTTCACAGTATCGTGTCGGCAACGCCTGTTGAATATTCGCTTTTCCAAAAAGAGTAACAGCATACACGTTTAAGCTATACGCGCTATCGCGATTGGTAAGTAACAAAAGCCATCGTGCAGCTCACCTCTGTTCACACCACCTGAATGTGTTCTATGGCGTTATATGTGATAGCGAGCTTCGTATAAAAGTATGTATACATATTCTTGAGCATCCAGGCATGCACATGCCGCCTGATTGTGCGGCTAACACATACGAAACTTTAAAAGAGAGACAGATGCAGGGAAAGGCAGGAAGGGTAAGCAGGTACACGCCTCGTTTGCTACCCCGCACTGAGAGAAGGAACAAAAAGGTGCAAAGACAGACAGAAGAGGAGAATATTACATGGCTTAGGAAAGCACATCTAGTCTGAAGGTGATCACTCAGATTCGTTTATTACAGGTACTTAAGTAGCGCTTTAGTTGCCTTATTTCCTTGTGAAGCACATGTCGGAGGTCCTAGAATATTGTCTGTAGAAAATGATGCGGAGTTGAAATGCTTCAAAAGAAGCATCTAGTGGGTACATCCCTGGGTGTCCTAGTGAGCACCTTGTACAAGATGTTTTTAATTGTCTCAAGTGATGAAGCAGTGCCTATTAGCTTATCTACGCCATTGACCAGTGAATCCGTAAGCGCATATCAAGTCACAGTACTAACCAGCGCCTTACACTCAATAATTTTCAGTGTAACTTCCGAACAATTCATCAAAAAATATTTTGACTGCATAAGAAGTCAGGTGCCTGAGGAAAGTTAGTGTTGTGGATGGGGTACCTTGTACACCAGCCTTCGAAGTTACGAACCCTGTATTTTAGAAAACAGTTTGGTCTGTGTGACGTCGACGATCCACGACATTGCCCCGCCGAAgttgtctagtgactaaggtactccgctgctgccccgcaggtcgtggaatcgaatcccggctgtggcggctgcattttcagagGAGGCTAAAATGCGGTAGGCTCGTGCGCTAAGAtgtgagtgcatgttaaagaaccccaggttgtcgaaatttccgcagctatcgactacagcgtttctcataatcatagagtggtttggggacgtaagGTCCtgcctatcaatcaatcaacgaaccAAAATAACTTGTACTTCAAGCACCCCAAAATAACAGTAAAATAAAAAATGCAGGGCAAACGTGGTAATTGATCGTGTATAATGTCGCATGTTAATCCCCTGTTAAGTGTATTTTCATCGTTTCAAACGAGAGATTTTCACTTCCATCGCCTGTACATGAAGGTTCCACTCAAACGCTATGTAAGCGACATACTCGACAAATCGAAGCTCCACACCACACATCCACACGGCAGGATCCAACTAGCGAACCAATCTTACCTGTGTTGTCTCTAGAGGGAAGTTCATGGGCATAGACTGCGCTTGCATCCCGTCATAATTTGTTTCTGTAAATTGGTTCCTCTGGGTCTTTGAGTTCTCTCTATTCTAAGTTATGCACGATGAGAAGTGCCGCAGCTGTCTTTCCGTATGTAGGCCTGCGGAAAATTGCAGGACGCCCGAGCTTCGCCTTCGGGAGTCCGTCGCAATAACTAAATCGGGTCTGGTGCGCATGGCCTCCTGAACCTACTTTGGTTGTCAGTGCATGTCTGAATCTTGCCATAAAAAAATGAATCACTGCGTGCGTTACATTGGCTGTTTCAAAGTATTATCCAATGCCTACTGCAGGGCCAGTTGTTAAGGGCCTTCTGCGTCATAATTACCTTTTTCTGCGAGGCAGCGAATGGTCCACTACGCGGCAACACGCGGGCCAACGCAGCTGTTCTCTTTGTTTCTGCTGCTGATCACGATTGAATATGTCACAGCGCTTTTTAATGAATGGACCTTTAAAACATCCACTTGTTGCCCAATTGACATGTTTTGAGCTCTGGTGCGCTTCTACTCTTCTGCCACGCTATATATGATGCTTTAAGAAGACTCCGTCCACTACATAGCATTCATATAGTgaatttttccaaagcagtttaaACAAATCTCAGGTCTCTGGTAGGACACCTTGCCATGCGGATTGACTGAGTTGGCTCCTCATTTGGTCCGGAAATTTTCATTAtctatcatttatttatttatttatttatttattttacattcttatttatttatactgtggacccttaggtccaagcaggtgggcagtgtGAAAAAGACGTAGTTGATAAATTAAGTGACATAACAAATTGTTCGGGGTGGGTGTTTCATACAATCATAGTGAACACAAATAGCGACATAGAAAATAATTTCGTAATAACGCATGtaccaaacaaaaagaaaaagaatactaCAGATCTATACTTCATGTGTTGTGTGATTATTGTAAAAATAAATCCATAATAAATGCAAAACAATATTGCAATCATCAAAGGTTCTTGAAAAATATTTTGACCGCATAAGAAGCGAGGTGCCTGAGGAAGGGTACTGTAGTTAATTGGGTACCCTGTATAGCAGTCTTCGAagttttatttgcatatttctcgtttttttttctggcatggaCAAAATGATTATTTCTCGCTCATGGCCAACGACGCCGATTCTGACTCGAAGCCAATGCTGCCATCCCTGCGGAACGAGCTCTACAACGCCCTCGAGTTAATGTCGGTCGCCTTCTCGAAAAGTTTCACGCAACGCCTTCATGTTCGCGACATTTGTGTGTCGACGTCTTGTATTGAACATCGCTTTTATATTATTATAAATAACTGGAATAGCTGTCGCCACTCACTAAGGATAGCCACCGCTGTGCAGTTAATCCTTTATTGGGCGTTACATTTCGATTAAAAGAATGTGAATTGTAAACAGGAAGATTGACTGGCATTTACCAATTCGCGTGTGTGATTCACAAGCGCAATCATTACAGGAGGCTATACAAAACGTAAGATTAAAATGAAAATAATTATGATCCCTGAATTTGATTACGTAGCACTTACTTTGTTACGCAATTCAGCAACACTTGCCATCATGCAGATTTCAACATGTATGCACGTCGGGCCTGCACGTATTCCGAGCGGAGTTCGCGATGCTTGGTGGAACATTTTATTGCTcacatagaagaaaaaaataaataagtattcATTTATTTGTAAAAATAATCTCAACTACAAGAGTTGGAATCATGAAAGTTGTCAATGTTATGTGCATGATTGTATTGTCACTGATTCGTGATATTGATCAAAGCATGATGCGGGTCCTGGGTAAAACGTGtttgttttcacagcgttttcaTTTACAAAAATCGTGTGCATTATTCAGTTTCACGACAACAAaatgtgcattcaaaacaaagaaaatggaCAAACATCATAATCTGTCTGATGAGATTTGTAAGGCTTTATTAATTAAAGAAAGTGACATTGCACAGGACGCTGAAAGAGCCCATGAAATCCGAAAGCTTAAAATTTTCGATCACTTTAGGGAAGAGCTTTTATTTTGGGATACTATAGATGCCATATGTTCCTTCAACACCTTGTTGAACTTCTCTAAGGAGTCCACCAAACTTCCACCAGCGTGCTCGACAGCTTTGTTCATTCCATCGCCCATTTTTTTTATGGCGTTGAAGATATCGCCAATGAAGTATTCCTCGCCCTGCAATAGCAGAATGGCGCGGTTAGGGCATGCGCTGTCCCGTGATTTGCGGGCGAGATTTCTGTCACCTTCGAGGCAGGCTCCCTTCAAAATGGCTGTACTCGTTATTCCTGCATACACTGTCaattacctgtggcgcatacccacatatTGTGGATTGAGTTATGCGGGTACGTGTCACACGTGTCTAAAGGAAAAGGTGTGACGCCGTACGTGACGGGAGCTTCCCGTTATTCATGTCATCACCACACAGTCGTATTCGTCGAAACCCTGTTTCTTATACCAGTTTTAGTTGATACTAAGAGCATAGCCGACTTTTCGAAGGGAGCCAGCCCAGTCTtcttcaaggcataatactatttacacatttaCGTGCCTTCTTAAAGCgtctcgagacaggagggaaggggacaTAAAAACAAtattaacaacaaaaaaagaacgaaaaaaagaaccAAGAAGAAAAGAAGGAGGAAGAAACGTTAAAAAGAAGCAAGAGGGGCATGCCTGGATTGGGAAAGAGCAGGAACTCAACAAAGGCGAACGTAAACGAGCTATGCCATCTTTGTCAACAGTACCTCCCGAGCACCCACCCTTCCACCGAGTGGACATTTTCACCTACGACAAATCGATGGGAGAGCTTAAGCtctcctgtatatatatatatatatatatatatatatatatatatatatatatatatatatatatatatatatatatatatatatatatatatatatatatatatatatatatatatatatatatatatatatatatatatatatatatatatatatatatatatatatatatatatatatatatatatatatatatagggcacaacgggagcgctgtcaaaaacaacaacaaaaaaataagaaaggacTGTGCACAAGTACGAGtcaatcagaaaaaaacaagcatggtctccagctatgcTCTTTGTCACCACTGACAAAGTGACACCAgtaaacaagaaaggacagtgtacacgtacgagtcagtcagaaaaaacaagcatggtctccagctttGAATCTTTGTCACCTGGTCACAAAGATATCTCTGGTGACAAAGCTCATAGCTgcagaccatgcttgttttttgtgattgactcgtacgtgtacactgtccttttttgtttctttttttgctttttttgtttttgttttcaattgaacatacaaagtgtttacgctcACCTACCACTTGACGGCCATTGAGGGGACACGGCCGAAGGTGAAAGGTAAAAAGCCGACCGACCCACTAAgtggaaaccctttccttacgcacgccatCGCGGGCCCCTCTCGAAACTGTtgcgaaataaatatatttatccacgttgacaacgctcccgttgtgtgccatatcctatacctTCACGAAGGCTAAGTGGCCCATCGAATTATTActcccagtatatatatatatatatatatatatatatatatatatatatatatatatatatatatatatatatatatatatatatatacatttctttctctcccccttattcaagattgtataaagctgagcaccaacaaactgtaccctcaatcctgatgaaggccagactctggctgaaatgtcgaaataaaccacgttgtgactacTCACGGAGGGTGTActtgactctctctctctctctctctatacatagatatatatatatatatatatatatatatatatatatatatatatatatatataggaatatgtatatatatatatctatatatatatatatatatatatatatatatatatatatatatatatatatatatatatatatacactactAACGTTTCCCCATTCTTGATGCCGCACCTGTGGTAGGGATCAACATCACACCTTTGTTATGTAGGAAAAGGTACTTCGACTAGACAGAGCATCGATAGTGCTGAAATAATAGATTATTTGACCACAGAGCCTGTTTGAATAGACCACCATGTTTGAACCTTTCGTTGCAATTCAGGGACTGCCGCTACGCACATAGGATGACGGAAGCAAGTGTGCTAGCAGGATTTCAGGAAAAAACGGAGCGAGAAATTGAAGAGGCTTTCTTTATCTCTAAGGGTGGCGATGCGTGTGCCGCGGGACCATCGATTGTGCTGCAACCTATCGAAGTCGATTTCATTACTGCTTGTCACTACAACAATTCATTTGTTTTCGTGCTCTTATTCTCCCGTCACGTGTCAAGTTCCTTAAGCATATATGTGTGTACGTTATTTAGTGAACTTGTGCTTATAGTGAGCGCTGTATTTGTGTTCTTCTTTCCGGTGTCTTTTGTGCTACGTTATTATTAGTAATAAATAAAttttgaagttgtgcaagtcTTTATATCAACCAGTAATAAATGGAGTCGTGGCGCTTTCCTAATATTATATGGTTATATGAAATTGAAGAATCGCTGATGGAAGCGTCTCACCATTTCGTGGACATTATAGTAAACAACCACTTAAATGTATGGTGGGAAAAAGCAGAAGCTGAGTGTGAAACGAGACCGGGCTATACATAAACCACATGAACAGTAAAATTAGAAAGCGGTTGGCACGAATGGCAGGTACAATATGTTTCACACTTAGCGAAAATCTGAGAGCGCATGACATGGCGGTCCGGCCGTAGCAGCAGACACGGTTCTCGCCCCTCAGAAGTCTGCACGCGACTGCAGCACTGGCCGCGTCGCCATCTCATGCACTTTGACATTTCCCCTAAAtgtgaaacagactgtacatACAATTTATAACGAGTGTTTTCTTGCAtacgcagtcttctcttttgaAATAACACAAGTACTTATTTCACTTAGGTCAATTTTCAGAATTGTGAACCTTGCATTGCGTAGAGCGAAGAGGTTGTTCTATACGTGACTAACTAAGTTTATATGGACTAATTAGCAAACATATGGAAATTCGCAAATCATATCTCCCGACTACGAACAGCCTATGGGCACATATGTTGAAGGGCACACTGAAGGGCACATATGTTGTTCTGAAGGGGCAAATATATCTATGGTGCACACGTGACTatagtgtgcaataaagtattcCTCCTTGAAATTGAGGAACAGGAAGACAATCAGCGCTCTATCTTGTCAGCCTATGACATTGCGTGGAGCAGTGTTATTCATACACATTACCGTGCTGCAACTTCAACTACATATAGGTGACACAAAAATTGTCTCACGTTGGTGAACCACGGTATTTTAATTGGCCTGTTGGCAACTCCTCTTAGTTGGCAGTTCACCTTACCTTTGGCGTAATTTCATACCAGCGCTAGCTTAGAACCAATCACTGCGAATACCAGTGACAAGATTTTTAGTACGCATTGCTCTCGTAGTGTTGTTGACGGGGTGAGTGCATAAAAATAACACAAGCTTTCACGAATGCATGCTGCATGCACGCGGTTCCCGCAGCTACAGAACCCAGTAGCAGGTAGCGCCACCAATCCCAAATTTGGGTTTTCAACGTATTCAGGCTCGATGTATGCGCCGAGTGGCAGGTAACGGAGTTTCCGTGAATAATAAATACTATTCACATAATAAGAAAACTTCAAAGCATCATGCGAGGGGGATAAGCAAATACGTTTTTTCATAGTGTTTGGTAAAGCCAGCGAAGTAAATTCAGAAATTTCACAAGGGGAAGGTAAATCTGGCCGTGGAAGCCATTTTGTTTGTTGAGTGTGGATTTTTTCAGAAAATTATTATAACAGTTATACCTATGTTAAAAGGCATAGATAAACAATCACCAAGCGTGCGCAGAACGGGccgcgcagtcacagcgaaaactaaAAGCGCGGCCTCTCTTGAGCCTTTTTCGAGCAAGATTAGGGCAACTAGCTACAAGCACACTTTCGT
Above is a window of Rhipicephalus microplus isolate Deutch F79 chromosome 1, USDA_Rmic, whole genome shotgun sequence DNA encoding:
- the LOC119178360 gene encoding uncharacterized protein LOC119178360, encoding MKCLMSLLALSAVIAVVTAGYGYGHGYGGYGGYGGYGGYGGYGGYGGYGGYGGYGGYGGYGHGGYGGYGGYGGYGGYGGYGGYGGYGGYGGYGGYGGYGGYGGYGGYGHGGYGGYGHGYKLISYGHGYHG